The following coding sequences lie in one Capsicum annuum cultivar UCD-10X-F1 chromosome 5, UCD10Xv1.1, whole genome shotgun sequence genomic window:
- the LOC107870589 gene encoding protein TWIN LOV 1 isoform X2 — MPIVFASDTFLKLTGFSKDEVLGYNCRSLSVINTDSSSQFCMKECIQNELPRTVRMYYRKDGTSFWLHISPVRNASGKVGLVSNYDLLALDSESGLHFEYSYLSSVAAPHYKED; from the exons ATGCCAATTGTCTTTGCAAGTGATACCTTTCTTAAATTAACAG GCTTTTCCAAAGATGAAGTTTTGGGCTATAACTGTAGATCTTTAAGTGTGATAAACACAGATTCAAGCTCACAATTTTGT ATGAAAGAATGCATCCAGAACGAGCTACCACGTACAGTACGCATGTATTACAG AAAAGATGGAACCTCATTTTGGCTTCACATTTCACCTGTACGGAATGCTTCAGGAAAG GTTGGTCTTGTTTCTAATTATGATTTATTGGCTCTGGACTCTGAATCAG GTTTACACTTTGAATATTCCTATTTGTCGTCTGTTGCTGCTCCACACTACAAAGAAGACTAA
- the LOC107870589 gene encoding protein TWIN LOV 1 isoform X3: MPIVFASDTFLKLTGFSKDEVLGYNCRSLSVINTDSSSQFCMKECIQNELPRTVRMYYRKDGTSFWLHISPVRNASGKVKKLEIGALVFISGVVRVKILKFEQARIRHGWSCF; the protein is encoded by the exons ATGCCAATTGTCTTTGCAAGTGATACCTTTCTTAAATTAACAG GCTTTTCCAAAGATGAAGTTTTGGGCTATAACTGTAGATCTTTAAGTGTGATAAACACAGATTCAAGCTCACAATTTTGT ATGAAAGAATGCATCCAGAACGAGCTACCACGTACAGTACGCATGTATTACAG AAAAGATGGAACCTCATTTTGGCTTCACATTTCACCTGTACGGAATGCTTCAGGAAAG GTTAAGAAATTGGAGATTGGCGCATTGGTCTTTATTAGTGGTGTAGTCCGtgtcaaaattttgaaatttgaacaggCGAGAATCCGACATG GTTGGTCTTGTTTCTAA
- the LOC107870589 gene encoding protein TWIN LOV 1 isoform X1, protein MPIVFASDTFLKLTGFSKDEVLGYNCRSLSVINTDSSSQFCMKECIQNELPRTVRMYYRKDGTSFWLHISPVRNASGKVGLVSNYDLLALDSESEIGHYCALTSFSKQSVSDYKNLFTL, encoded by the exons ATGCCAATTGTCTTTGCAAGTGATACCTTTCTTAAATTAACAG GCTTTTCCAAAGATGAAGTTTTGGGCTATAACTGTAGATCTTTAAGTGTGATAAACACAGATTCAAGCTCACAATTTTGT ATGAAAGAATGCATCCAGAACGAGCTACCACGTACAGTACGCATGTATTACAG AAAAGATGGAACCTCATTTTGGCTTCACATTTCACCTGTACGGAATGCTTCAGGAAAG GTTGGTCTTGTTTCTAATTATGATTTATTGGCTCTGGACTCTGAATCAG AGATTGGACATTATTGCGCGTTAACTTCGTTTTCCAAACAATCAGTTTCTGACTACAAAAACCT GTTTACACTTTGA